The Dethiosulfovibrio peptidovorans DSM 11002 genome has a window encoding:
- the secE gene encoding preprotein translocase subunit SecE translates to MQKVFGFIREARAELKKVTWPGKQQVWYSTLVVIFVTLLVAVYLGIVDMALTGIFSRVIG, encoded by the coding sequence ATGCAGAAAGTCTTCGGTTTTATTCGAGAGGCCAGAGCAGAGCTCAAAAAGGTAACTTGGCCCGGTAAGCAGCAGGTTTGGTATTCCACCCTGGTCGTCATATTTGTGACCCTACTCGTAGCTGTCTACCTCGGGATCGTCGATATGGCATTGACCGGTATTTTTTCGAGGGTTATTGGATAG
- the rplA gene encoding 50S ribosomal protein L1, whose translation MSKQGKRYAEMAKKVDLQRAYSLEEAIELVKENAKAKFDESIEVHLRLGVDPRHADQQVRSTVALPRGTGKTKRVLVITTGDMGEEAKQAGADFVGGEDMVQKIQGGWLDFESVVATPDAMKFIGRLGKILGPRGLMPSAKAGTVTTDIVNAVKEIKAGKVEFRVDKFGIVHNVVGKASFSKEDLFANLKAFYSAILKARPAAVKGTYVKSFSLTSTMGLGIKVDPSAAQKEISD comes from the coding sequence ATGTCTAAGCAAGGAAAAAGATACGCTGAAATGGCAAAGAAGGTCGATCTCCAGAGGGCTTACAGCCTGGAGGAAGCGATCGAACTTGTAAAGGAAAACGCTAAAGCTAAGTTTGACGAGAGCATCGAGGTTCATCTTCGTCTCGGCGTCGATCCCCGTCATGCCGATCAGCAGGTGCGTAGCACCGTGGCCCTTCCTCGCGGTACCGGCAAGACCAAGCGGGTACTGGTTATAACCACCGGGGATATGGGGGAGGAAGCCAAGCAGGCTGGCGCGGACTTCGTCGGCGGAGAGGACATGGTCCAGAAGATCCAGGGTGGCTGGCTGGATTTCGAGTCCGTAGTCGCCACGCCGGACGCGATGAAGTTTATCGGTCGTCTCGGTAAGATCCTCGGACCCAGAGGGCTTATGCCCAGTGCCAAGGCCGGAACCGTGACCACCGATATCGTAAACGCAGTTAAAGAGATCAAGGCCGGTAAGGTCGAATTCAGAGTGGATAAGTTTGGAATCGTCCATAACGTCGTAGGAAAGGCCAGTTTTTCCAAGGAAGATCTTTTCGCCAATCTCAAGGCCTTTTACAGCGCTATACTGAAGGCCAGGCCGGCTGCGGTTAAGGGAACCTATGTCAAGAGTTTTTCCCTCACCTCCACCATGGGGCTCGGCATAAAGGTGGATCCCTCCGCTGCTCAGAAGGAGATTTCCGACTAA
- the rpmG gene encoding 50S ribosomal protein L33, with protein MADQIGLQCTECKRRNYISSVNKKNMSGKLELSKYCKFCKKHTLHKETK; from the coding sequence ATGGCGGATCAGATCGGCCTTCAGTGCACCGAGTGTAAAAGGCGGAACTACATCAGCTCCGTGAACAAGAAGAACATGAGCGGTAAGTTGGAGCTGAGCAAGTACTGTAAGTTCTGCAAAAAACACACCTTGCATAAAGAGACCAAGTAG
- the tuf gene encoding elongation factor Tu: protein MAKEKFERTKPHLNIGTIGHIDHGKTTLTAAISKSLSTEGYSDFTKFEDIDKAPEERERGITINIAHIEYQTDKRHYAHIDCPGHADYIKNMITGAAQMDGAILVVSAADGPMPQTREHVLLARQVNVPALVVFMNKVDMVDDDELLDLVEMEIRELLDKYEFPGDEVPIVRGSALKVLEESDGGRESEWSKDIWALMQACDDYFPDPVRETDKPFLMPIEDVFTITGRGTVVTGRVEQGVIHSGDEVEIVGIKDTQKTVATSLEMFRKILDEALAGDNVGVLLRGTGKDDVERGQVLSKPGSIKPHTKFKAEVYVLKKEEGGRHTPFFKGYKPQFYFRTTDITGAIELPEGVEMVMPGDNATFKVELIHPIAMDTGLRFAIREGGHTVGAGVVTEILE, encoded by the coding sequence ATGGCAAAAGAGAAATTTGAAAGAACAAAACCGCATCTGAACATAGGGACCATCGGTCACATCGACCACGGGAAGACGACCTTGACGGCGGCTATCTCGAAATCGCTTTCAACCGAGGGCTATTCGGATTTCACCAAATTCGAGGATATCGACAAGGCCCCTGAGGAGAGAGAGCGCGGAATAACGATCAACATCGCTCACATCGAGTATCAGACGGACAAGCGTCATTATGCTCACATCGACTGTCCCGGACACGCCGACTACATCAAGAACATGATCACCGGAGCGGCCCAGATGGACGGAGCCATTTTGGTGGTTTCCGCCGCGGACGGTCCGATGCCTCAGACGAGGGAGCACGTTCTTCTCGCCCGTCAGGTGAACGTTCCGGCCCTTGTGGTCTTCATGAACAAGGTCGACATGGTGGACGACGACGAGCTTCTGGATCTTGTCGAGATGGAGATCAGGGAGCTTCTGGATAAATACGAGTTCCCCGGAGACGAGGTGCCGATAGTCAGGGGTTCCGCCCTGAAGGTTCTCGAGGAGAGCGACGGCGGCAGGGAGAGCGAGTGGAGCAAGGACATTTGGGCGCTCATGCAGGCCTGTGACGACTACTTCCCCGATCCCGTTCGTGAGACCGACAAGCCCTTCCTCATGCCCATCGAGGACGTCTTCACCATCACCGGTCGCGGCACAGTCGTAACCGGAAGGGTGGAGCAGGGAGTCATCCATTCCGGCGACGAGGTTGAGATAGTCGGAATCAAGGACACCCAGAAGACCGTGGCGACCTCCCTTGAGATGTTCCGTAAGATCCTGGACGAGGCTCTTGCAGGAGACAACGTTGGGGTTCTCCTTCGTGGAACCGGCAAGGACGACGTCGAGCGTGGACAGGTACTGTCCAAGCCGGGATCGATCAAGCCTCACACCAAGTTCAAGGCGGAGGTCTACGTTCTGAAGAAGGAAGAGGGCGGACGTCATACGCCTTTCTTCAAGGGCTACAAGCCCCAGTTCTACTTCCGTACCACCGACATAACCGGAGCCATCGAGCTTCCCGAGGGAGTGGAGATGGTGATGCCCGGAGACAACGCCACCTTCAAGGTGGAGCTTATCCACCCGATCGCCATGGACACCGGTCTTCGCTTCGCTATTCGTGAGGGCGGCCACACCGTAGGTGCCGGCGTCGTCACCGAGATTCTCGAGTAA
- the nusG gene encoding transcription termination/antitermination protein NusG: MATTNQKKWYIVQTYAGYENKVKANLEQRIATMGMEDKIFDVLVPVEEKVVVKDGKSKKVTKKLFPSYVLVEMVMEDQPWYVVRHTPGVTGFVGSGNHPIPLSDREVDDIMSKIGLSGSKKNNRPVFEMDLKKGDVIKVKSGPFEGAVGPIIEVLPEKGKVKFSVSVFGRDTLVEIDYIEIDKL, translated from the coding sequence ATGGCGACCACTAATCAAAAAAAATGGTATATTGTTCAGACCTATGCGGGATACGAAAACAAGGTTAAGGCTAACCTCGAGCAGAGGATCGCCACAATGGGCATGGAGGATAAAATCTTCGATGTCTTGGTCCCCGTAGAGGAGAAAGTGGTCGTCAAGGACGGTAAGTCCAAAAAGGTGACTAAAAAACTTTTCCCTAGCTACGTACTCGTAGAGATGGTCATGGAGGACCAGCCTTGGTATGTCGTGAGGCATACCCCCGGAGTTACCGGTTTCGTAGGTTCGGGTAACCACCCGATTCCCCTCTCCGATAGAGAGGTGGACGATATCATGAGCAAGATCGGTCTCTCCGGTTCCAAGAAGAACAACCGTCCCGTCTTCGAGATGGACCTGAAAAAAGGTGACGTTATCAAGGTCAAGTCGGGGCCCTTCGAGGGAGCGGTAGGACCTATCATCGAGGTTCTACCGGAAAAGGGGAAGGTCAAGTTCAGCGTCTCCGTATTTGGAAGAGACACACTTGTCGAGATCGACTACATCGAGATCGATAAGCTTTAG
- the rplK gene encoding 50S ribosomal protein L11 yields MAKKVIGQIKLQLPAGKATPAPPVGPALGQHGVNIMEFCKQFNAKTSDQPGMIIPAIITVYADRSFSFELKTPPASVLIKKLVGVAKGSGEPNKNKVGTITKAQLQEIAEIKKQDLNANDVDAAMCMIAGTARSMGIQVVD; encoded by the coding sequence ATGGCTAAGAAAGTCATAGGACAGATCAAGTTGCAGTTGCCCGCGGGCAAGGCGACCCCGGCGCCGCCCGTAGGTCCTGCCCTTGGTCAGCATGGCGTCAACATAATGGAGTTCTGCAAGCAGTTCAACGCAAAGACCAGCGATCAGCCAGGGATGATCATCCCCGCTATCATAACGGTCTACGCCGACCGCAGTTTCTCCTTCGAGCTCAAGACGCCGCCTGCAAGCGTTCTGATCAAGAAGCTTGTAGGAGTGGCAAAGGGGTCCGGCGAGCCTAACAAGAACAAGGTTGGAACCATCACCAAGGCCCAGCTTCAGGAGATCGCCGAGATAAAGAAGCAGGATCTCAACGCGAACGATGTGGATGCTGCTATGTGTATGATCGCAGGGACCGCTCGTTCTATGGGGATTCAGGTAGTAGACTAA